The Zootoca vivipara chromosome 4, rZooViv1.1, whole genome shotgun sequence genome has a segment encoding these proteins:
- the TUBGCP3 gene encoding gamma-tubulin complex component 3 isoform X2 gives MLLYFQNSTENSTHSYLLWQGVLKNRWSILYLLLSLSEDPRKQPNKVSNFASLFAQALPRDAHSTPYYYARPQSLPLNYQDRNAQSGQNSASMGSSGISSLGMYAPNGPTPTPQSFLPGQSYQRAGVGDCLRQQLGARLAWTLTAGQPTLQNSTSKGLSTTVSRNLPRSRREGDITGSVEITEAYLVRDILYVFQGIDGKIIKMFNSENCYKIDGKVSISKSLRDTTSRLAELGWLHNKIRKYTDQRSVERAFGLVGQSFCAALNQELKEYYRLLSVLHSQLQVEDDQGVNLGIESSLTLRRLLVWTYDPKIRLKTLAALVDHCQGRKGGELASAVHAYSKTGDPYMRSLVQHILGLVSHPVLNFLYRWIYDGELEDTYHEFFVASDPTVKTDRLWHDKYTLRKSMIPSFITMDHSRKVLLIGKSINFLHQVCHDQSPSSKMIAVAKSAESPKDAAEMFTDLENAFQGKIDAAYFETSKYLLDVLNKKYNLLEHMQAMRRYLLLGQGDFIRHLMDLLKPELARPATTLYQHNLTGILETAVRATNAQFDNPEILKRLDVRLLEVSPGDTGWDVFSLDYHVDGPIATVFTRECMSHYLRVFNFLWRAKRMEYILTDIWKGHMCNAKLLKNMPELSGVLHQCHVLASEMVHFIHQMQYYITFEVLECSWDELWNKVQQAQDLDHIIAAHEVFLETIISRCLLDTDSRMLLNQLRAVFDQILEFQNAQDAMYRVALEELQLRLQFEERKRERELEGEWGVKASEEEEETKRIKEFQDSIPKICSQLRLLTHFYQGIVQQFLVLLTTSSDESLRFLSFRLDFNEHYKAREPRLRVSLGTRGRRNSHI, from the exons gTATCAAATTTCGCCTCCCTGTTTGCTCAAGCACTGCCACGGGATGCCCACTCAACTCCGTATTACTATGCCCGGCCCCAGAGCCTTCCTTTGAACTACCAAGACCGGAATGCTCAGTCTGGCCAGAATTCTGCCAGTATGGGGAGCAGTGGAATCAGCAGCCTTGGCATGTATGCCCCGAATGGGCCAACACCAACCCCGCAGTCATTTCTTCCAGG ACAATCCTATCAACGTGCAGGAGTGGGAGATTGCCTTCGGCAGCAGCTAGGGGCACGACTTGCCTGGACTTTAACCGCAGGCCAGCCTACTTTACAGAACTCTACCTCAAAAGGGCTCTCAACCACTGTTTCACGTAATCTACCAAGGTCAAGGCGGGAAGGGGACATAACGG gctCTGTTGAAATAACAGAGGCATATCTTGTGAGAGACATTTTATACGTCTTCCAGGGAATAGATGGCAAAATCATCAAAATGTTCAATTCCGAGAACTGTTACAAAATAGACGGAAAG GTGAGCATTTCCAAGTCTCTGAGAGATACAACAAGCCGGCTTGCTGAATTAGGGTGGCTGCATAACAAAATAAGAAAGTATACTGACCAGAGGAGTGTGGAACGTGCATTTGGATTAGTGGGTCAG AGTTTTTGTGCTGCCTTAAACCAGGAACTCAAAGAATACTACAGGCTACTGTCTGTTTTACACTCGCAG TTGCAGGTAGAAGATGATCAAGGTGTAAATTTGGGGATTGAAAGTAGTTTAACACTTCGGCGTCTCTTAGTTTGGACATACGATCCTAAGATAAGATTGAAGACACTTGCAGCACTTGTTGACCACTGTCAAG GAAGAAAAGGTGGTGAACTTGCATCAGCTGTTCATGCCTACAGTAAAACAGGTGACCCCTACATGAGATCCCTGGTGCAGCATATTCTTGGCCTTGTGTCACATCCTGTCTTGAATTTCCTTTATCGTTGGATTTATGATGGGGAATTGGAGGACACCTACCATGAA TTCTTTGTAGCTTCAGATCCCACAGTGAAAACAGATCGGTTGTGGCACGACAAATACACATTGCGGAAGTCCATGATTCCTTCTTTTATTACAATGGATCACTCAAGAAAG GTTCTCCTAATAGGAAAATCCATAAACTTCTTGCATCAGGTTTGTCATGACCAAAGTCCATCATCAAAGATGATAGCTGTGGCCAAATCTGCAGAATCTCCAAAAGATG CTGCTGAAATGTTCACGGATTTGGAAAACGCATTTCAGGGAAAAATAGATGCTGCATATTTTGAGACTAGCAAATACTTGCTAGATGTTCTCAATAAAAAGTACAATTTACTGGAGCACATGCAGGCCATGAGGCGCTACTTACTTCTCGGTCAAGGAGATTTTATCAGGCACTTAATGGACTTGCTTAA gccAGAGCTTGCGAGACCAGCTACCACTTTGTATCAGCATAATCTGACAGGAATCTTGGAAACAGCTGTCAGGGCAACAAATGCACAGTTTGATAACCCTGAGATCCTCAAACGATTGGATGTCAGACTTTTGGAg gtgTCTCCTGGTGATACTGGTTGGGATGTTTTCAGCTTAGACTATCATGTTGACGGACCGATTGCAACA GTATTCACCCGTGAGTGCATGAGCCACTATCTGAGGGTGTTCAACTTCTTGTGGAGGGCAAAACGGATGGAATATATTCTCACAGACATATGGAAAGGACATATGTGTAATGCAAAGCTTCTGAAAAATATGCCAG AACTTTCTGGGGTGCTGCATCAGTGTCACGTTCTGGcatcagaaatggtccatttcaTTCATCAAATGCAGTATTACATTACATTTGAG GTGCTTGAATGTTCATGGGATGAACTATGGAACAAAGTTCAGCAGGCTCAAGACTTGGATCACATCATTGCGGCTCATGAAGTTTTCTTAGAAACAATTATATCTCGCTGTTTGCTGGACACTGACTCAAGA ATGCTGCTCAACCAGCTTCGAGCCGTCTTTGATCAGATTCTAGAGTTTCAAAATGCCCAAGATGCCATGTACCGCGTTGCCTTGGAGGAGTTACAGTTACGGCTGCAgtttgaagaaagaaagagagagagagaacttgag GGTGAATGGGGAGTAAAAGcttcagaagaggaagaggagactAAAAGGATTAAAGAATTTCAAGATTCAATACCAAAAATCTGTTCACAGCTGCGACTACTTACCCATTTCTAtcag ggcaTTGTGCAGCAGTTCTTGGTATTACTGACCACCAGTTCTGATGAAAGTCTTCGATTTCTTAGCTTTAGATTGGATTTCAATGAACATTATAAAGCTAGGGAGCCCAGGCTTAGGGTTTCTTTGGGTACTAGAGGGCGGCGTAATTCACATATATAA